In Amycolatopsis sp. FBCC-B4732, the genomic stretch CGCGGAAGTGCTGGCATCGTTGCGGTCATTGGGTGTCCTGCTGGCGATCGACGACTTCGGCACCGGCTATTCGTCGCTCGCCCAGCTGCGGCGGCTGACGCTGGACACGCTCAAGATCGACCGCTCGTTCATCACCGGGATCGCCGAATCCCGCGACGCGGCGGCGATCGTCACGAGCATCATCGCGATGGCCCACGCTGTCGACCTGACGGTGATCGCCGAGGGCGTCGAATCCGCCGAGCAGGTGGACCTGCTCCGGTCGCTGGGGTGCGACCAGGCGCAGGGCTACCACCTCGGCCGCCCGGTCGCGGCCGCCGAACTTTTCGGTCAGTAACGGGTTTTGAGCCGCGCGAGCTCGTCCGCGGTCAGCTCGATGCCGAGGTCCTTGAGGGTCGCGTCGAGCTCGTCGGGCGCGATGGTAGTGGTTTCGCGGTGGCCACCGGGTTTTTCGACGGTGAGTTCGCGGCCGAGGAGCTGCCGGCTGACGCCCGGTTCGAGCGTCATGATCACGAGCCGGCCGGTGAACGGCGACTTCGGGTGCGTCGAGGTGTAGTGGTGGTAGACCTCGTAGTCGATGGGGTGCATCCCGTTGAGCCGGAACTCGAGGATGTCCTCACCGTCCTTCTGCAACGTCCACCAGCCGTCCCGGTGCTGAAGACGCTGGGGCCAGCCGGCTTGGTCGACTTCGACGCCGTCCACGAGCGGGATCGGGTCGAGGATCCCGGCCCCGAACCCGACGTCGGCGAGGAAGCGGCGGCCGTCGGCCTCGACGACGAGCGTCATGTGCGTGTACGGCCCGGGCCGGCGCGGCTGGACGCGCGCGGAAAGCCGGTGCACGGTGTAGCCGAGCCGCTCGAGGACGGCGGCGAAGAGGCCACTCTGTTCGTAGCAGTAGCCGCCCCGCCGCCGCCCGACGAGCTTGGCGCTCACGACGTCGAGCGAAATCCCTTGGTGCTGCCCGAGAACGACGTCGACGTTCTCGAACGGGATCGCGCCGACGTGCGCCCGCATGAGGTCCCGCAGCGCCGCTTCGGACGGCGGGCGGCGCTGTTGCCCGGTGCGCGCCAGGTAGGCGTCGAGATCGACGGCGTCGATGCCCCATTCCTCGGTCATGGGCCCAGCGTGCACCCTCGACCTTGATCGAGGTCAACCCTCGTGCACGACCTTCCGCACCTCGACGGCGGTGTACCGGGCGTCGGGGATCTTCGCGGCCAGCTCGATCGCGCGGGCTTCGCTCTCGACGTCGACGACGTAGTAGCCGCAGAGGAAAGCTTCGGACGCGACGAACCCGCCGTCCGCGGTGTGCGCGACGCCGTCCTCGACGGTGACGGTCTTGCTCTCGGCCGCTTCGGCGAGCGCTTTGGTCTCGACCATCTCGCCGGATTCGGTGACGAGCTTGATGAACTCGCCGTGTCCTTCGTAGACGCCGTTCTTCTGGTCGTCGGTGAGGGTGGCCCACAGCGTCGGGTTCATGTGGAGGGTCAGGAGGTAGCGCATGTCGTCTCCCCGGTTCGGGCGGCGGCCCCGGTCGGGCTGCCTTCGCCGGGTGGTCGGTGCCGGCTGCCGCGTCCGGACACGGCTCTCAGCGGTTCACTCGTTCGGCCTAACTACGCGAGTCCGAGTGCGGCCAGCACCTTCCGCACCGCCTCGACCACCGGAGCGCCGACCTCGCCCGCGAAAGTGGCCACACCGAGGATCTTCTTGGCGGCCTTCTTGAGCAGGCCCGGCTCGCTCTTGCCGTCGGCGATCACCGCGTGCGCTTCGTCGAGTTCGGCGGCCTCGTCCGCGTCGAGCCGGGGTTTCATCAGCTCGATCGCCTCGGCGAGTTCGCGGAGTGCGTCTTCCTTCCCGCCGACCGTCCAGGTGTTGCCTTCGACCTTGTTGTCCCGGCCGATCACGCTGTTCGACACCGGGGCGCTGATCTCGTACTTGTCGTTGCTGCTCATGTCCCTCTTGTCCACGTAGGTGATCCGGATGTGGTTCCTGATCGTGCTTTCCGGCAGCCGCGCGGTTCGCTCGATCAGCAGGTCCAGGCTTTTGAGGATGCCTTTGCTCTGCCCCAGCAGTTCCGAGCGCAGGCCGCGCAGAACGGCCGGGGAGGCCAGTTCTTCGCAGTTTCCGGCGAAGGCGAGCGCGGACGACTGGTCGAACCCGCCCCGTTCCTTCGGAACGAGGATTTTCAGCTGGGCGGCGAGGAAGCTCTTCAGCTTTTCTTCCGAGAAGATTTCCGGCGCGCTGTTCCAGGCCCGGATGACCCCGCGCAGCGATTCCCGCTCGGCGTGCAGCCGCCAGAGGTTCCCGCGGATCTGCCGGGCTCGCGCCCGGTCCGCGACGACGCCGGTGACCACCGACCAGACGGGGACGATCTTCGCACCGGACTCCACCTGGTAGCCGTTGACGGAGGTGCTGTCGAAGCGCCGGCTGCTCAGGTCGCCGAACAGGTGCGCGGCGGGTTCGGCCAGCACCGCGGGGAGGCCGCCGGCCACCAGGTCGCCCGGCGCCGCGGTCCCGAAGGACTTGGCCGTCGACACTTCGAGGAACCGCCTGGCCAGGGCTTTCCCACTGTCGCCCAGCGGCCGGCCGGCCCCGGCGGGAGCCGTGCGCACCTTGACCGCGAGGCAGTCCCGCGCGATGTCCCGCAGCATGTCCTCGGTCAGCCGCGCCCGGCGGCGATCGTCGACGTCGAACCCGAAGTCGAGCCGGGCGGAGACACCGGAGGAGTAGAGCCGGCGG encodes the following:
- a CDS encoding YciI family protein, which translates into the protein MRYLLTLHMNPTLWATLTDDQKNGVYEGHGEFIKLVTESGEMVETKALAEAAESKTVTVEDGVAHTADGGFVASEAFLCGYYVVDVESEARAIELAAKIPDARYTAVEVRKVVHEG
- a CDS encoding arylamine N-acetyltransferase; protein product: MTEEWGIDAVDLDAYLARTGQQRRPPSEAALRDLMRAHVGAIPFENVDVVLGQHQGISLDVVSAKLVGRRRGGYCYEQSGLFAAVLERLGYTVHRLSARVQPRRPGPYTHMTLVVEADGRRFLADVGFGAGILDPIPLVDGVEVDQAGWPQRLQHRDGWWTLQKDGEDILEFRLNGMHPIDYEVYHHYTSTHPKSPFTGRLVIMTLEPGVSRQLLGRELTVEKPGGHRETTTIAPDELDATLKDLGIELTADELARLKTRY